From Aedes albopictus strain Foshan chromosome 1, AalbF5, whole genome shotgun sequence, one genomic window encodes:
- the LOC109413159 gene encoding uncharacterized protein LOC109413159: MDRVREAEEGLLQNGAESKNPTKQTSRREELNKLKDSFFEKQKKIFEAFHSIVLPPIIWVTLADIHASIKNGTFETLLQLLKHFTRANIPTQSSESSNSIVGRLNDYLRRESNRTDTVADTLLNLIDDLRKLASTFSKKHNKDKSTELIELRSKFLKFIDASGTMLGLGVNDPGESSTEQCYQTAKDLIESSGGQLDEWCIQPDIAELHKLFEELNIKADSRTIAEPKTLLQTAKTHGSLTIMLKRSDIFGPFLETILTRFNAINERFQPDLDNPLHYATRNFDDNFFQWLQNQGSLDINNRNKAQKTALFMLCEQYTSVRQKFVKCRTVPERNEHHERLLTYRKFIEKLLSSGADFNICSSKALLPFEFLVDLKEELDPSKKAKTVSSWLKQLQADEQKFLETCERVTQHTILKRVVVKKDKKFPTGNFGTITVELLEVFLRFKEQILFKNELVNLELKEVDEPKVITLLLHPAVELNLDKTVAEIIKCFGEQLFATSEEHSCELKYRIELKGLLRKACESANKDTLALLVNKMDKDRQLINDESLLVNTLNRIKNLSDDNADKAKLLACVQWMAADGRIYQSRGDSNGNTALHIALKSGLVDVAKLLLSKSKFLYLGVQNNKGETPMAYASYDFYKNYLDSCVNTTSTSGTAVTVPIDLEGINPFWFKKTKEKEDLMFPKTGSIDYKGKKKFSSMDCIKVIAESKEHNPLLYHPVIYTYVLIEWIRYSKWHVTNLVLTLITVIAFGYFSIDYICNGNFSLLPYVTSWFGVAYLFVRELLQWVVFGKQYFWSFQNYLDISNILGMIVVLTLNGRSVITALSMIILALQVIQLIGSLPFNTISTYRTMCRIVALNVIKSLALFCPLLIAFAFSFYVFYNDPQSFNKTTTNEADNPEFNKFGSVYGAGVKILVMATGEFEAAEMRIDGGMIIVFLLFLFCVPMVIQNLINGLAISDIVEIRNQSESISLTEKVQLLAQFEAGVSRKACKPLKAILLQLQKRSPLLFFECFSSKVTISVKDQAIIKVKPIHPITAKHRSFADSNKKSALQRHDAKNNMEMAPPQSVSDVDANFEKNKPTRDGWQSIPRIPGLPTFVATLEETILKELLAIHDRNIASNQQKPLQKQPKHKSETATKQKDEQVNPSTANDAAVNPTSSSKQPETEVETPSTTQ, from the exons ATGGATCGCGTTCGTGAAGCTGAAGAAG GACTACTGCAGAATGGTGCTGAATCGAAAAACCCGACAAAACAGACGTCAAGACGTGAAGAATTGAACAAACTAAAGGACAGTTTTTTCGAAAAACAG AAAAAGATATTCGAAGCGTTCCACAGCATCGTGTTGCCTCCCATCATATGGGTCACCCTTGCCGACATACACGCATCCATCAAGAATGGTACCTTCGAAACATTGCTGCAGTTGTTGAAACATTTTACACGTGCCAACATTCCAACGCAAAGTTCGGAGTCATCCAATTCCATTGTGGGGCGGCTCAACGATTACTTGCGACGGGAATCAAACAGGACGGACACCGTGGCGGATACACTACTCAATCTCATTGACGATCTTCGCAAGCTAGCATCGACCTTCTCGAAGAAACACAACAAAGATAAGTCAACTGAGCTGATCGAACTCAGaagtaaatttttaaaattcatcgATGCATCTGGAACTATGCTCGGATTGGGTGTCAATGACCCTGGTGAATCTAGCACTGAACAATGCTATCAAACGGCAAAAGACTTGATCGAAAGTTCCGGAGGGCAACTCGATGAGTGGTGTATCCAACCAGACATAGCTGAATTACACAAACTTTTCGAAGAACTGAACATCAAGGCTGATTCGCGTACGATTGCTGAGCCGAAAACGTTGCTTCAAACTGCCAAAACGCACGGATCGCTCACCATCATGCTGAAAAGGTCTGACATCTTCGGGCCGTTTCTGGAAACTATACTGACACGGTTCAATGCGATCAACGAG CGCTTCCAACCTGATCTGGACAATCCCCTTCATTACGCGACTCGAAACTTCGACGACAATTTCTTCCAGTGGCTTCAGAACCAGGGCTCGTTGGATATCAACAACAGAAACAAGGCGCAGAAGACTGCATTGTTTATGCTGTGTGAACAGTATACTTCAGTGAGGCAAAAGTTTGTAAAATGCAGAACGGTCCCCGAACGGAACGAACACCATGAAAGACTACTAACCTACCGTAAATTCATTGAGAAGCTTCTTTCGTCCGGAGCGGACTTCAATATCTGCAGCAGTAAAGCGCTTTTACCGTTCGAGTTTTTAGTGGATCTCAAGGAGGAACTCGATCCATCTAAAAAGGCAAAAACAGTTTCTTCCTGGTTAAAGCAATTGCAAGCAGATGAACAGAAGTTTTTGGAAACCTGTGAAAGAGTCACTCAACATACTATTCTTAAGAGGGTTGTTGTGAAGAAAGACAAAAAATTTCCTACTGGAAATTTTGGAACCATAACGGTTGAGCTGCTGGAGGTTTTCTTGAGATTTAAGgaacaaattttgtttaaaaacgaACTTGTAAACCTCGAGTTGAAAGAGGTTGACGAACCCAAGGTTATCACATTACTTTTGCATCCAGCGGTCGAACTAAATCTAGACAAGACCGTTGCGGAAATTATAAAGTGTTTCGGCGAACAACTATTTGCAACATCAGAGGAGCATTCATGTGAACTTAAGTATCGTATTGAGCTGAAAGGTCTGCTACGGAAGGCATGCGAGAGTGCGAACAAAGACACCCTCGCGCTGTTAGTGAACAAAATGGACAAAGACAGGCAGCTCATCAACGATGAAAGTCTGCTGGTCAACACGTTGAATCGCATTAAGAATCTGTCCGACGACAATGCCGACAAAGCCAAACTTCTGGCGTGTGTCCAATGGATGGCTGCCGATGGAAGAATCTACCAGTCCCGAGGAGATTCCAATGGCAACACTGCTCTGCATATAGCCTTGAAGTCCGGGCTCGTAGATGTGGCCAAATTGCTGCTTTCGAAGTCCAAGTTTCTATATCTGGGAGTTCAGAATAACAAGGGTGAAACGCCTATGGCTTATGCGTCTTATGATTTTTACAAAAACTACCTTGATAGTTGTGTCAATACTACTTCGACTTCAGGCACAGCGGTAACTGTTCCGATTGACCTGGAAGGAATCAATCCATTTTGGTTCAAAAAGACTAAAGAAAAAGAGGATTTGATGTTTCCTAAAACTGGGTCAATAGATTATAAAGGAAAAAAGAAATTCTCTTCGATGGATTGCATCAAGGTCATTGCGGAATCTAAGGAGCATAACCCTCTTCTATACCACCCAGTTATCTACACGTATGTCCTAATCGAATGGATTAGGTACAGTAAATGGCATGTCACAAATTTAGTACTTACCTTGATAACTGTCATTGCATTTGGCTacttttcaattgactatatttGCAATGGAAACTTTTCTCTGCTTCCTTACGTTACCAGTTGGTTTGGTGTTGCTTACCTCTTCGTAAGAGAACTGCTACAGTGGGTAGTGTTTGGCAAACAATACTTCTGGAGCTTTCAGAATTATTTGGACATCTCAAACATTCTGGGAATGATTGTCGTGTTGACATTAAATGGTCGATCGGTAATCACAGCGCTTTCTATGATAATTCTTGCCCTTCAAGTCATACAGCTAATTGGTTCACTGCCTTTCAATACGATCTCCACGTATCGAACCATGTGCCGAATAGTGGCTCTAAACGTGATCAAAAGTTTGGCGCTTTTCTGTCCTCTGTTGATTGCATTTGCCTTCAGCTTCTATGTGTTCTACAATGATCCACAATCATTCAACAAAACTACAACTAATGAAGCAGACAATCCGGAATTCAATAAATTTGGATCAGTTTATGGTGCcggtgtcaaaattttggtcATGGCCACTGGAGAGTTCGAGGCTGCCGAAATGAGGATCGACGGTGGAATGATCATCGTTTTCCTGCTATTTCTGTTTTGCGTCCCAATGGTCATTCAGAACTTGATCAACGGTTTGGCAATTAGCGACATTGTCGAAATTCGCAACCAATCCGAATCGATCAGTCTCACAGAAAAAGTACAACTTCTTGCTCAGTTTGAAGCGGGAGTGTCTCGTAAAGCCTGTAAACCTCTTAAGGCGATCCTTCTTCAGCTACAAAAGCGATCGCCGTTACTTTTCTTCGAGTGTTTCTCCAGCAAAGTAACTATTTCTGTGAAAGACCAAGCCATAATTAAGGTTAAGCCTATACATCCAATAACAGCAAAACATCGAAGCTTTGCTGACTCAAATAAAAAATCTGCTTTGCAACGCCACGACGCTAAGAATAACATGGAGATGGCACCTCCGCAAAGTGTCTCCGACGTGGACGCTAATTTCGAGAAGAACAAACCGACCAGAGACGGCTGGCAAAGCATTCCGAGGATTCCTGGTCTGCCCACTTTCGTGGCAACGCTCGAAGAAACCATACTGAAAGAGTTGCTTGCCATCCATGATCGGAACATTGCTAGCAATCAGCAAAAACCGTTGCAAAAACAGCCCAAACACAAATCTGAAACGGCAACCAAGCAAAAAGATGAACAAGTGAATCCTTCAACAGCTAATGATGCTGCCGTGAATCCTACCTCGTCGAGCAAACAACCGGAAACTGAGGTTGAAACCCCTTCAACGACCCAGTAA